In one Halorhodospira halophila genomic region, the following are encoded:
- the bamB gene encoding outer membrane protein assembly factor BamB — protein sequence MIRAGLRSIGVAAVLGMAAGCALQDPLPNPQVEATDTLDVELVWSGRPVGSLESGAFALEPAYADGVLYVADARGWVRALDAETREGLWHDRLNRPLSAGPVVAGDRLLVGDRKGRVYAYERDSGEPAWMTGLSAQVLASPRYTRGMVVARSADGRIYGLDAEDGSRQWIFDRSIPALTLRRNSAPAVSGGTAVVGLQNGRLVALNVADGSVRWEHTLTEPRGRTELERMSDIAADPVIHRGAAYAVAYQGAIGSVRIASGAQAWSRDVASHRGLVAQGEEVYLAADDGRVWAFDRRNGATAWRQEALEGLALTRPVVHEGYLVMGDDAGHVNWLRLRDGELVARERLSDVPLERPPVVTGDGDVYVLDARGRMTALRLH from the coding sequence GTGATCCGCGCGGGACTGCGTTCCATCGGGGTTGCTGCGGTGCTCGGCATGGCGGCCGGTTGCGCGCTGCAGGATCCGCTGCCCAACCCGCAGGTCGAGGCCACCGACACGCTGGATGTCGAACTGGTCTGGAGCGGGCGGCCGGTGGGTAGCCTGGAGTCCGGCGCCTTCGCTCTGGAGCCGGCTTACGCGGACGGCGTGCTGTACGTGGCTGACGCCCGCGGCTGGGTCCGGGCCCTCGATGCCGAGACCCGCGAGGGGCTGTGGCACGATCGCCTAAACCGTCCCCTGTCCGCCGGTCCGGTGGTCGCCGGTGACCGCTTGCTGGTGGGGGATCGCAAGGGGCGGGTCTACGCGTACGAACGGGACAGCGGCGAGCCGGCGTGGATGACCGGCCTCTCGGCCCAAGTGCTGGCGAGCCCGCGCTACACCCGCGGGATGGTGGTGGCGCGTAGCGCCGATGGCCGGATCTACGGCCTCGACGCCGAGGACGGGTCGCGGCAGTGGATCTTCGACCGCAGCATCCCCGCCCTGACCCTGCGTCGCAACAGCGCGCCGGCGGTCAGCGGCGGTACCGCGGTGGTGGGTCTGCAGAACGGGCGACTGGTGGCGCTGAACGTGGCCGATGGCAGCGTGCGCTGGGAGCACACCCTCACCGAGCCGCGGGGACGGACTGAACTCGAGCGTATGTCGGACATCGCCGCCGATCCGGTCATTCACCGCGGTGCCGCCTACGCCGTGGCCTATCAGGGGGCGATCGGTTCGGTCCGCATCGCCAGCGGGGCCCAGGCCTGGAGCCGGGATGTGGCAAGCCATCGAGGGCTGGTCGCTCAGGGCGAGGAGGTCTACCTGGCCGCCGATGACGGGCGGGTCTGGGCCTTCGATCGGCGTAACGGTGCCACCGCCTGGCGACAGGAGGCCCTCGAGGGGCTGGCCCTAACGCGCCCTGTGGTCCACGAGGGCTACCTGGTGATGGGCGACGATGCCGGACACGTCAACTGGCTGCGCCTGCGCGACGGAGAGCTGGTGGCGCGGGAGCGCCTCTCTGACGTGCCCCTGGAGAGGCCTCCGGTGGTCACCGGCGACGGCGATGTCTACGTCTTGGATGCCCGCGGCCGCATGACGGCGCTGCGCCTGCATTAG
- a CDS encoding YfgM family protein, whose amino-acid sequence MERTDDEQLQQLKDWWRRNGGSIMLGLTAALLIVAGWWGYGTWQERGAQQAAAAYAEFLQATRSGEPEMAEQAGQRVLDDHARSGYAGLTALRMARIQAEAGAYRRAAETLGWLIDNADHSAMAELARLRQARVLGEVDAEEALAALEGSVSAGFAAAYAELRGDLLRELGRYDEATEAYQQALDQEGLGAQSRELVRLKLQAVESEA is encoded by the coding sequence ATGGAGCGCACCGACGACGAACAGCTTCAGCAGCTCAAGGACTGGTGGCGGCGCAACGGTGGGTCGATCATGCTGGGTTTGACCGCGGCGCTGCTGATCGTGGCCGGCTGGTGGGGCTACGGCACCTGGCAAGAGCGAGGCGCGCAGCAGGCCGCCGCGGCCTACGCCGAGTTCCTGCAGGCCACCCGGTCCGGTGAGCCCGAGATGGCCGAGCAGGCGGGCCAGCGGGTGCTCGACGATCACGCCCGCAGCGGTTACGCAGGGCTGACTGCGTTGCGCATGGCCCGTATCCAGGCCGAAGCCGGCGCGTACCGGCGTGCGGCGGAGACGCTCGGCTGGTTGATCGACAACGCCGACCATAGCGCCATGGCGGAGCTCGCCCGGCTGCGCCAGGCCCGGGTCCTCGGCGAGGTTGACGCGGAGGAGGCCCTGGCGGCGCTGGAGGGTTCTGTCTCGGCTGGTTTTGCGGCCGCCTATGCCGAGCTGCGTGGTGACCTGCTCCGCGAGCTCGGTCGCTATGACGAGGCCACCGAAGCATATCAGCAGGCGCTGGATCAGGAAGGATTGGGCGCACAGTCACGCGAGCTGGTCCGCCTGAAGCTGCAGGCCGTGGAGAGTGAGGCGTGA
- the hisS gene encoding histidine--tRNA ligase, whose product MSKKGIQSVRGFSDILPEESPLWQRAESVIRRVLEAYGYREIRLPVLERTELFSRSIGEVTDIVEKEMYTFDDRNGDSVTLRPEGTAGCVRAGIQSGLLHNAEPRLWYAGPMFRHERPQKGRLRQFHQVGAEVFGIPGPELDAEMIIMTARMLRELGLPDVRLQLNSLGTPESRAAHREELVAYLRRHEDRLDEDARRRLETNPLRIFDSKNPEVQQIMADAPRLMDCLDATSAEHFDTVRNLLERAGVEYEVNPSLVRGLDYYTRTVFEWVTDRLGAQGTVCAGGRFDGLVEQLGGRPTPAIGFALGLERLVALLEEQGVPGQGGVPHAYLVVATEVGAGLETAEALRDALPELRLQTHAGGGGFKAQLKRADRSGARVALILGDEEHAAGALTIKDLRGEDGQQRLPFDDAVKYLRGLIGA is encoded by the coding sequence CCGGGTCCTGGAGGCCTACGGTTATCGCGAGATCCGGCTGCCGGTGCTCGAGCGCACCGAGCTGTTCAGCCGGTCCATCGGTGAGGTCACCGATATCGTCGAGAAGGAGATGTACACCTTCGACGATCGCAATGGCGACAGCGTCACGTTGCGCCCTGAGGGTACGGCCGGCTGTGTACGCGCCGGCATCCAGTCCGGTCTGCTGCACAATGCCGAGCCGCGGCTCTGGTACGCCGGCCCCATGTTCCGGCACGAGCGGCCGCAGAAGGGGCGGCTGCGGCAGTTCCATCAGGTCGGGGCCGAGGTTTTCGGGATCCCCGGGCCCGAGCTCGACGCCGAGATGATCATCATGACCGCGCGCATGCTGCGTGAGCTGGGACTGCCCGATGTGCGCCTGCAGCTCAATTCGCTCGGCACCCCGGAGAGCCGCGCGGCCCATCGCGAGGAGTTGGTCGCCTACCTGCGCCGCCACGAGGACCGGCTCGACGAGGACGCGCGGCGACGCCTGGAGACAAATCCGCTGCGCATCTTCGACAGCAAGAACCCGGAAGTGCAGCAGATCATGGCCGATGCGCCACGGCTGATGGACTGCCTCGATGCTACCTCGGCGGAACACTTCGACACGGTACGGAACCTGCTTGAGCGGGCCGGCGTCGAATACGAGGTGAATCCCTCGCTGGTGCGGGGGCTCGACTACTACACGCGCACGGTCTTCGAATGGGTGACCGATCGACTCGGTGCCCAGGGCACGGTCTGCGCCGGCGGGCGCTTCGACGGGCTGGTCGAGCAGCTCGGTGGCCGCCCGACCCCGGCGATCGGTTTCGCCCTGGGATTGGAGCGGTTGGTGGCGTTGCTCGAGGAACAGGGGGTGCCCGGTCAGGGCGGGGTGCCCCACGCCTACCTGGTGGTGGCCACCGAGGTCGGGGCCGGGCTGGAGACGGCTGAGGCCCTGCGTGACGCGCTGCCGGAACTGCGTCTGCAGACCCATGCCGGCGGTGGCGGCTTTAAGGCGCAGCTCAAGCGCGCCGACCGCAGTGGTGCCCGGGTGGCCCTGATTCTCGGTGACGAGGAGCATGCGGCCGGTGCACTGACGATCAAGGATCTGCGTGGCGAAGACGGGCAGCAGCGGCTGCCCTTCGACGACGCAGTCAAATATCTGCGAGGGCTGATCGGGGCGTAG